In Paracoccus aerodenitrificans, the following are encoded in one genomic region:
- a CDS encoding heavy metal translocating P-type ATPase → MAELSAGRGYDARLSACPACDAAPLAGRIAAAALHGDLILSIPTAHCAACITDVERALMAQDGVRAARVNLTLRRVMIDAPGHEAAEFIPVLEKIGYEAHELDGAALSSSAADRQGRDILMRIGIAGFAMMNIMILSVAVWSGATGATRDMFHWISAVIALPTVIFAGQPFFVSAWSSLKGGRLGMDVPISLALILATAISLFETLNSGRHAYFDAAVMLCFFLLVGRYLDYRTRAVARSAAEELTALEVPRASLVADGGERIVNVADLVPGDVIRVRPGARLPADGQVIAGMSEIDRSLLTGESLPVQAGPGDALSAGEINLTGPLDLRVTAAGRDSSLSRLADLVAMAEAARGRYASLAERASRAYAPVVHLLALLSFGVWMLQTGDWRVSLNIAAAVLIITCPCALGLAVPAVVTAASGRLFRRGLLIKDGTALERMAEVDIVVFDKTGTLTLGRPELVGASALPPALRPVALAVAAASGHPLSRALAAALEAEGVTPATLEQVAEMPGYGVTARWQGRELRLGRADWAGAETPQDAEGPVTVLSVAGETPVLLRFADTPRPGAAETVAALKAQGRQVVMLSGDTDAAVAHAAAQFGISRFRAGVTPAEKEAEIAALHADGAHVLMVGDGLNDTAALSRAHVSVSPATALDAARVASDIVLMGQDLTPVAEALDLAQRARRRIKENFAISVAYNIVAVPFAMAGLATPLMAALAMSASSVSVTLNALRLR, encoded by the coding sequence GGCTGAGCGCCTGCCCGGCCTGCGATGCAGCACCTCTGGCGGGACGGATTGCCGCGGCGGCGCTGCACGGCGATCTGATCCTGTCCATCCCGACAGCACATTGCGCGGCATGCATCACCGATGTTGAACGTGCGCTGATGGCGCAGGACGGGGTTCGCGCCGCGCGGGTGAACCTGACCCTGCGCCGGGTGATGATTGACGCGCCGGGCCACGAGGCCGCAGAATTCATCCCGGTGCTGGAAAAGATCGGCTATGAGGCGCATGAGCTTGACGGCGCGGCCCTGAGTTCAAGCGCGGCTGACCGGCAGGGCCGCGATATTCTGATGCGCATCGGCATTGCCGGGTTTGCGATGATGAATATCATGATTCTGTCAGTGGCGGTCTGGTCCGGCGCGACCGGCGCGACCCGCGACATGTTCCACTGGATTTCCGCCGTGATCGCCTTGCCCACGGTGATCTTTGCCGGGCAACCCTTCTTTGTCAGCGCGTGGTCCTCGCTGAAAGGCGGCAGGCTGGGGATGGACGTGCCGATTTCTCTGGCGCTGATCCTCGCCACGGCGATTTCGCTGTTCGAGACGCTTAATTCGGGGCGTCATGCCTATTTCGATGCGGCGGTGATGCTGTGCTTCTTCTTGCTTGTCGGGCGCTATCTGGATTACCGGACCCGTGCCGTTGCACGCTCTGCCGCCGAGGAGCTGACCGCACTTGAAGTGCCCCGCGCCTCACTGGTTGCCGATGGTGGCGAAAGGATTGTGAACGTTGCCGATCTCGTGCCGGGCGATGTCATCCGTGTGCGTCCCGGCGCCCGGCTTCCCGCTGACGGGCAGGTGATTGCCGGCATGTCAGAGATCGACCGTTCCCTGTTGACGGGCGAAAGCCTGCCGGTGCAGGCCGGACCCGGTGATGCGCTGTCTGCGGGCGAGATCAACCTGACCGGGCCGCTGGATCTTCGCGTGACGGCGGCGGGGCGCGACAGTTCTCTGTCCCGTCTGGCTGATCTGGTAGCGATGGCCGAGGCGGCGCGGGGGCGATATGCCTCGCTTGCCGAACGTGCCTCACGCGCCTATGCGCCTGTAGTGCATCTTCTGGCGCTTCTGTCCTTCGGCGTCTGGATGTTGCAGACTGGAGACTGGCGCGTCTCGCTGAATATCGCGGCGGCGGTGCTGATTATCACCTGCCCCTGTGCGCTTGGACTTGCGGTTCCGGCGGTGGTGACGGCGGCCTCGGGGCGGCTGTTCCGGCGCGGTTTGCTGATCAAGGACGGGACCGCGCTTGAGCGCATGGCCGAGGTCGATATCGTGGTCTTCGACAAGACCGGCACGCTGACCCTTGGCAGGCCGGAACTGGTCGGCGCCTCGGCCTTACCGCCTGCGCTGCGCCCGGTTGCTCTGGCCGTCGCGGCGGCCTCGGGTCACCCGCTGTCACGCGCTCTGGCGGCGGCGCTTGAGGCCGAAGGGGTAACGCCCGCCACGCTGGAACAGGTCGCCGAGATGCCCGGATACGGCGTCACCGCCAGATGGCAGGGCCGCGAGCTCCGGCTCGGCCGCGCCGATTGGGCGGGGGCCGAGACCCCGCAGGATGCCGAGGGACCCGTCACCGTTCTGTCTGTCGCAGGCGAAACGCCGGTCCTTCTGCGCTTTGCCGATACGCCAAGACCCGGTGCCGCTGAAACTGTCGCGGCGCTGAAGGCGCAGGGGCGGCAGGTGGTCATGCTGTCCGGCGACACGGATGCGGCGGTGGCGCATGCGGCGGCGCAATTCGGCATCTCCCGTTTCCGGGCCGGAGTCACCCCGGCGGAAAAAGAGGCCGAAATTGCCGCTTTGCATGCGGATGGTGCGCATGTGCTGATGGTCGGAGACGGATTGAACGACACGGCGGCGCTCAGCCGGGCGCATGTCTCTGTTTCGCCCGCGACGGCTCTGGACGCGGCCCGGGTGGCGTCGGATATCGTGCTGATGGGGCAGGATCTGACCCCCGTTGCCGAGGCGCTCGATCTGGCACAGCGGGCGCGGCGGCGGATCAAGGAGAATTTCGCGATCTCGGTTGCCTATAATATCGTCGCGGTGCCCTTTGCGATGGCGGGGCTGGCGACACCGCTGATGGCCGCGCTTGCAATGTCGGCAAGCTCGGTCTCGGTCACGCTGAATGCGTTGAGGTTGCGCTGA
- the ccoS gene encoding cbb3-type cytochrome oxidase assembly protein CcoS — protein MEILSILIPVSLLLGGIGLAAFLWSLRSRQYEDPKGDAQRILSSEWDDRPKPPPLDQNSDP, from the coding sequence ATGGAGATCCTGTCCATCCTGATTCCGGTCTCGCTTCTGCTTGGAGGCATCGGGCTTGCGGCGTTTCTCTGGTCGCTGCGGTCCCGGCAATATGAGGACCCCAAGGGCGATGCGCAGCGTATCCTGTCAAGCGAATGGGATGATCGACCGAAACCGCCGCCCTTGGATCAGAACAGCGATCCCTGA
- the xseA gene encoding exodeoxyribonuclease VII large subunit, giving the protein MSDLFEDPSPGSNAPPLSVSEISGAVKRVIEGEFGRVRVRGEIGRVSMPRSGHVYFDLKDDRAVIASVSWKGQVARLSQKPEEGMEVIATGKLTTFAGQSKYQLIVDDLEPAGAGALMAMLEKRRKALAAEGLFDAERKKPLPFLPRVIGVVTSPSGAVIRDILHRLRDRFPSHVVIWPVAVQGAASAAEVANAIRGFNALPDQGPIPRPDLLIVARGGGSIEDLWGFNEEIVVRAAAESRIPLISAVGHETDTTLIDFASDRRAPTPTAAAEMAVPVRRELGLQLQQARLRMGQAMGQRQERMAQRLVDLGRALGRPQALTEGARQRLDFRGGALEPALRNLVLRRKDRLSGLRLTPAMLARQTDRAKTSLETVTRQIGLASRTGSARRKDRLDVLAQRLTNGRSRVISDARRKTAEGRERLAPLEGRLQAAFARSIHQRQEAMQRLDRMRVSLGYTQTLERGFAVIRDATGQIVTTAQAAGEQARLEIEFADGTLPVRNDRDPQGSLF; this is encoded by the coding sequence ATGTCAGACCTGTTCGAAGACCCCTCGCCCGGCAGCAATGCCCCGCCACTGAGCGTTTCCGAAATCTCGGGCGCGGTGAAGCGCGTGATCGAGGGCGAGTTCGGGCGGGTCCGGGTGCGCGGCGAAATCGGGCGGGTTTCGATGCCGCGCTCGGGGCATGTCTATTTTGATCTCAAGGATGACCGCGCCGTGATCGCGTCGGTCAGTTGGAAAGGTCAGGTTGCGCGGCTCAGCCAGAAACCCGAGGAAGGGATGGAGGTCATTGCCACCGGCAAGCTGACAACCTTCGCGGGCCAGTCGAAATACCAGCTTATCGTGGACGATCTGGAACCGGCCGGTGCGGGCGCATTGATGGCCATGCTGGAAAAACGGCGCAAGGCGCTTGCGGCAGAGGGGCTTTTCGATGCCGAGCGCAAGAAGCCCCTGCCCTTCCTGCCGCGCGTGATCGGGGTGGTGACCTCTCCGTCGGGGGCGGTGATCCGCGATATTCTGCACCGGCTGCGCGACCGTTTCCCATCCCATGTAGTGATCTGGCCGGTGGCGGTTCAGGGCGCAGCAAGCGCGGCAGAGGTCGCCAATGCCATCCGCGGCTTCAACGCCCTGCCCGATCAGGGTCCGATCCCCCGCCCCGATCTGCTGATCGTCGCGCGTGGCGGCGGCTCGATCGAGGATCTCTGGGGCTTCAATGAGGAAATCGTGGTCCGGGCCGCTGCCGAAAGCCGCATTCCGCTGATCTCTGCGGTCGGGCATGAGACCGATACGACGCTGATCGACTTCGCCTCTGACCGCCGCGCTCCGACCCCGACCGCCGCCGCGGAAATGGCCGTGCCGGTGCGGCGCGAGCTTGGTCTGCAATTGCAGCAGGCCCGGCTGCGGATGGGTCAGGCAATGGGTCAGCGGCAGGAACGCATGGCGCAGCGACTGGTGGATCTGGGCCGGGCACTTGGCCGGCCTCAGGCGCTGACCGAGGGGGCGCGGCAGAGGCTGGATTTCCGGGGCGGTGCGCTGGAACCCGCGCTGCGCAATCTGGTCCTGCGCCGGAAGGACAGGCTGTCTGGCCTGCGACTGACGCCCGCCATGCTGGCGCGGCAGACGGACCGGGCGAAAACATCGCTTGAGACGGTGACGCGGCAGATCGGGCTGGCATCGCGGACAGGTTCTGCCCGGCGGAAGGACCGGCTTGATGTGCTTGCACAAAGGCTGACCAACGGACGCAGTCGGGTCATCTCTGATGCAAGGCGAAAGACCGCCGAGGGACGCGAAAGGCTGGCACCTCTGGAAGGCCGGTTGCAGGCCGCCTTCGCCCGCAGCATCCATCAGCGGCAAGAGGCGATGCAGCGGCTGGACCGGATGCGCGTATCGCTTGGCTATACCCAGACGCTTGAGCGCGGTTTTGCCGTGATCCGCGACGCGACCGGGCAGATCGTCACCACGGCACAGGCCGCAGGCGAACAGGCAAGGCTTGAGATCGAGTTCGCCGATGGCACGCTGCCCGTGCGCAATGACCGCGACCCTCAGGGATCGCTGTTCTGA
- the purD gene encoding phosphoribosylamine--glycine ligase, with translation MNILILGSGGREHALAWAIRQNPKCDRLIVAPGNAGIGDIAECASLDIMSRSAVTEFAQENAVDLVVIGPEAPLAAGVSDALRAAGLLVFGPSQAAAQLEASKAFTKEVCDACNAPTAAWARFSDAVAAKEYIDRQGAPIVVKADGLAAGKGVVVAETTRQAHEAIDMIFDGAFGDAGAEVVIEEFMAGEEASFFVLSDGVNCLPVGTAQDHKRVGEGDTGPNTGGMGAYSPAPVLTQALQDQVMERIIRPTVAEMAARGIPFQGVLYAGLMIAEGHARLVEYNVRFGDPECQPMMMRLGAQALDLIHACAEGRLDQVVVNWADDHAMSVVMAAKGYPGAYDKGSEIGGLDVLPEDSFHMVFHAGTGEKDGKIVATGGRVLAATGRGATLAEAHQRAYALIDGIDWPEGFCRRDIGWRAL, from the coding sequence ATGAATATCCTCATTCTTGGCAGTGGCGGGCGCGAACATGCGCTTGCATGGGCGATCCGGCAAAACCCGAAATGCGACCGGCTGATCGTCGCGCCCGGAAATGCCGGGATCGGGGATATCGCCGAATGCGCCAGCCTCGATATCATGTCGCGCTCTGCGGTGACCGAATTCGCTCAGGAAAACGCGGTCGATCTTGTGGTGATCGGCCCCGAAGCGCCTCTGGCGGCGGGGGTGTCGGATGCGCTGCGGGCGGCGGGGCTGCTGGTGTTCGGCCCGTCTCAGGCGGCAGCACAGCTTGAGGCGTCGAAAGCGTTCACAAAGGAAGTCTGCGATGCCTGCAATGCGCCGACCGCCGCATGGGCGCGGTTTTCCGATGCGGTCGCGGCGAAGGAATATATCGACCGGCAGGGTGCGCCGATTGTCGTGAAGGCGGACGGGCTTGCGGCGGGCAAGGGTGTTGTCGTGGCTGAAACCACCAGACAGGCGCATGAGGCCATCGACATGATTTTCGACGGCGCTTTCGGCGATGCCGGTGCCGAAGTCGTCATCGAAGAGTTCATGGCAGGCGAAGAGGCCAGCTTCTTCGTGCTCTCGGACGGGGTGAACTGCCTGCCGGTCGGGACGGCTCAGGACCATAAACGCGTCGGTGAGGGCGATACCGGCCCGAATACCGGCGGCATGGGGGCGTATTCACCCGCGCCGGTGCTGACCCAGGCGCTTCAGGATCAGGTGATGGAGCGGATCATTCGCCCGACCGTGGCCGAGATGGCCGCGCGGGGCATTCCGTTTCAGGGAGTGCTTTATGCCGGGCTGATGATCGCGGAGGGACATGCGCGTCTGGTCGAGTATAATGTCCGCTTCGGCGATCCCGAATGCCAGCCCATGATGATGAGGCTGGGTGCTCAGGCGCTTGATCTGATCCATGCCTGTGCCGAGGGAAGACTTGATCAGGTCGTGGTCAACTGGGCGGATGATCACGCGATGAGCGTCGTGATGGCGGCGAAGGGCTATCCGGGGGCCTACGACAAGGGCAGCGAGATCGGCGGTCTGGATGTGCTGCCAGAGGATAGTTTCCATATGGTTTTCCATGCCGGCACCGGGGAAAAGGATGGCAAGATCGTGGCAACCGGCGGCAGGGTTCTGGCCGCCACCGGACGCGGCGCGACACTGGCCGAGGCGCATCAGCGTGCCTATGCGCTGATCGACGGGATCGACTGGCCGGAGGGGTTCTGCCGCCGGGATATCGGCTGGCGGGCCTTGTGA
- a CDS encoding division plane positioning ATPase MipZ, which translates to MAHIIVVGNEKGGSGKSTTSMHVATALARMGHRVAALDLDIRQRSFGRYLENRAHFIEKEGLDLPTPTLGILEAASPNDTDPLSVSVSKLDPEHDFLLIDCPGSHTRLAQMAHMLADTLITPLNDSFIDFDLLARMSPDGKILGPSIYAEMVWGARQGRQEAGAGPIDWIVLRNRLGTQQMHNKRKVGTALTQLSKRIGFRVAPGFAERVIFRELFPRGLTLLDLKDIGTESLSMSNIAARQELRELIATLALPGVKVDF; encoded by the coding sequence GTGGCGCATATCATCGTTGTCGGGAACGAAAAGGGCGGGTCGGGGAAGTCCACCACCTCGATGCATGTCGCGACCGCGCTTGCCCGGATGGGGCATCGCGTTGCCGCACTCGATCTGGATATCCGGCAACGCAGCTTCGGTCGCTATCTGGAGAACCGGGCGCATTTCATTGAGAAAGAGGGGCTGGACCTGCCGACCCCGACCCTCGGCATACTGGAAGCGGCATCGCCCAATGACACCGATCCGCTTTCGGTCTCTGTGTCGAAGCTGGACCCCGAGCATGATTTCCTGCTGATCGACTGTCCCGGCTCGCATACGAGGCTGGCGCAGATGGCGCATATGCTGGCCGATACGCTGATTACGCCGCTGAATGACAGTTTCATAGATTTCGACCTGCTGGCGCGGATGTCACCGGATGGCAAGATCCTCGGGCCGTCCATCTATGCGGAAATGGTCTGGGGCGCCCGGCAGGGGCGGCAGGAAGCCGGAGCCGGGCCGATTGACTGGATCGTTCTGCGAAACCGGCTGGGGACACAGCAGATGCATAACAAGCGCAAGGTCGGCACTGCGCTGACGCAACTTTCCAAACGGATCGGCTTCCGCGTCGCGCCGGGTTTCGCCGAGCGGGTCATCTTCCGCGAGTTGTTCCCGCGCGGGCTGACCCTTCTGGACCTGAAGGATATCGGAACCGAGAGCCTCTCAATGTCCAATATCGCCGCCCGTCAGGAGCTGCGGGAGCTGATCGCGACGCTTGCCCTGCCCGGAGTCAAGGTCGATTTCTGA
- a CDS encoding L,D-transpeptidase, with translation MLTRRHFIRTTTALFSASIATPLMASTWPTGEQKAAWDAEVTPPGYDPATSNPWGLHPRFLPQRVTANYGLVPGDIHVDAVARYLYHIEEGGTAMRYGVAIGRGDLYEPGTYTIERKVEWPHWTPTQNMIEREPEIYAQYKDGMEPGPDNALGSRALYLYVGDRDTYLRIHGTPFPRSIGSRASSGCVRMVMAHINTLYPKVEMGSTAYLYSAEGSLAARS, from the coding sequence ATGCTGACAAGACGACATTTCATTCGCACCACCACGGCGTTGTTCTCGGCCTCGATCGCCACCCCTCTTATGGCCAGCACCTGGCCCACCGGAGAGCAGAAAGCGGCCTGGGATGCCGAAGTGACGCCGCCGGGTTACGACCCCGCCACCTCGAATCCCTGGGGGTTGCATCCGCGCTTCCTGCCTCAGCGCGTCACCGCGAATTACGGGCTGGTGCCGGGCGATATCCATGTCGATGCGGTTGCCCGCTATCTCTATCATATCGAAGAGGGCGGCACGGCCATGCGCTATGGCGTCGCCATCGGGCGCGGCGATCTGTATGAGCCCGGCACCTATACGATTGAGCGCAAGGTCGAATGGCCGCACTGGACGCCGACCCAGAACATGATCGAGCGTGAGCCGGAAATCTATGCGCAATACAAGGACGGAATGGAGCCGGGGCCGGATAACGCGCTCGGCTCACGCGCGTTGTATCTCTATGTCGGTGATCGCGATACTTATCTGCGCATTCACGGCACCCCCTTCCCGCGCTCGATTGGCAGCCGGGCCAGTTCGGGCTGTGTGCGGATGGTGATGGCGCATATCAACACGCTGTATCCAAAGGTGGAGATGGGATCGACGGCCTATCTTTACTCGGCCGAGGGAAGCCTCGCAGCGCGAAGCTGA
- the rpmE gene encoding 50S ribosomal protein L31 codes for MKKEIHPDYHMIEVKMTDGTTYQVRSTWGAEGDTLSLDIDPTSHPAWTGGSARLMDAGGRVSKFKNKYAGLGF; via the coding sequence ATGAAAAAAGAGATCCATCCCGACTATCACATGATCGAGGTCAAGATGACCGACGGCACCACCTATCAGGTCCGCTCGACCTGGGGCGCCGAGGGCGACACGCTGTCGCTGGATATCGACCCGACCTCGCACCCGGCATGGACCGGCGGCTCGGCCCGCCTGATGGATGCTGGCGGCCGCGTGTCCAAGTTCAAGAACAAATATGCAGGCCTGGGCTTCTGA
- the rplS gene encoding 50S ribosomal protein L19, with translation MNLIAQLEAEQIAALGKDIPDFKAGDTIRVGYKVTEGTRTRVQNYEGVCISRKGGNGIGASFTVRKISFGEGVERVFPLYSTNIDAITVVRRGKVRRAKLYYLRDRRGKSARIAEVTNYKPKADKADANA, from the coding sequence ATGAACCTGATCGCACAGCTCGAAGCCGAGCAGATTGCCGCTCTTGGCAAAGACATTCCGGATTTCAAGGCCGGCGACACGATCCGCGTCGGTTACAAAGTGACCGAAGGCACCCGCACCCGCGTGCAGAACTATGAAGGCGTCTGCATCTCGCGCAAGGGTGGCAACGGCATCGGCGCCAGCTTCACCGTTCGCAAGATCTCCTTCGGCGAAGGCGTGGAACGTGTGTTCCCGCTCTATTCGACGAATATCGACGCGATCACCGTGGTCCGCCGCGGCAAGGTCCGCCGCGCCAAGCTGTATTACCTGCGCGACCGTCGCGGCAAATCGGCCCGTATCGCAGAAGTCACCAACTACAAGCCGAAGGCCGACAAGGCCGACGCCAACGCCTGA
- the trmD gene encoding tRNA (guanosine(37)-N1)-methyltransferase TrmD: protein MSDAPKSHGRLSIQASRKPRDLMAEPQAAGAWTANVITLFPEAFPGILGLSLTGRALHEGLWNLRTIPLRDHGIGKHRNVDDTPAGGGAGMVIRPDVMDAALHEAGMHLPVIYLSPRGTPLTQARARDIAQGPGVTLICGRFEGVDQRVLDAHRIEEISIGDYVLTGGELAAQVLIDAAVRLIPRVVGNQASLAEESFSDGLLEHPQYTRPAEWEGRRIPDVIMSGNHAAIAAWRRAEAERLTKQRRPDLWRAYRDQRENDPAKDAQLSGASHQAGNEPAQDKDEPR from the coding sequence ATGAGCGATGCGCCGAAATCCCACGGCCGGCTGAGCATTCAGGCCAGCCGCAAGCCCCGCGATCTGATGGCCGAGCCACAGGCGGCGGGCGCGTGGACGGCAAATGTGATCACACTTTTCCCCGAGGCGTTTCCCGGCATTCTGGGCCTGTCCCTGACCGGGCGGGCGCTGCATGAGGGGCTGTGGAACCTGCGCACCATCCCGCTGCGCGATCACGGGATCGGCAAGCATCGCAATGTCGACGATACCCCTGCGGGGGGCGGTGCGGGCATGGTGATCCGTCCCGATGTGATGGACGCCGCCCTGCATGAGGCCGGGATGCATCTGCCGGTGATCTATCTTTCGCCCCGCGGGACGCCGCTGACACAGGCCCGCGCCCGCGACATCGCGCAGGGTCCGGGCGTCACGCTGATCTGCGGGCGGTTCGAGGGGGTGGATCAGCGCGTTCTCGACGCCCACCGGATCGAGGAAATCAGCATCGGCGATTATGTCCTCACCGGCGGAGAGCTTGCCGCTCAGGTCTTGATCGACGCGGCGGTTCGGCTTATACCCCGCGTCGTTGGGAATCAGGCATCGCTGGCTGAAGAGTCCTTTTCGGACGGTTTGCTTGAGCACCCGCAATATACTCGCCCCGCCGAGTGGGAAGGCCGCAGGATCCCGGATGTCATCATGTCCGGAAATCACGCGGCCATTGCTGCTTGGAGGCGCGCAGAGGCCGAAAGGCTGACAAAGCAACGCCGCCCCGACCTGTGGCGGGCATATCGCGATCAGCGCGAGAATGACCCGGCAAAGGACGCACAGCTCTCGGGCGCATCACACCAAGCGGGGAACGAACCCGCGCAAGACAAGGATGAACCGCGATGA
- the rimM gene encoding ribosome maturation factor RimM (Essential for efficient processing of 16S rRNA) codes for MSDKVCVGAIAGAFGVRGEVRLKSFTATPEDIAGYGPLTTEDGARSFEVTLTRPVTGGLGARLSGVATREQAEALKGTTLWAARDALPSLPDDEFYHADLIGLEVYDPGGQLLGRVRAIYDHGAGDILEITGQQTLLLPFTREIVPTVDLSAGRIIADPPGSDE; via the coding sequence ATGTCTGACAAGGTTTGCGTAGGTGCCATCGCAGGCGCTTTCGGCGTCAGGGGCGAGGTGCGGCTGAAAAGTTTCACCGCCACGCCGGAAGATATCGCAGGCTATGGCCCGCTGACCACCGAAGACGGCGCTCGCAGCTTCGAGGTGACCCTGACCCGCCCCGTCACGGGCGGGCTTGGTGCGCGTCTGTCGGGTGTCGCCACGCGCGAGCAGGCCGAGGCGCTGAAAGGCACGACGCTATGGGCCGCGCGGGACGCCCTGCCCTCATTACCCGACGATGAGTTCTACCACGCCGATCTGATCGGGCTTGAGGTCTATGACCCCGGCGGGCAATTGCTGGGCCGGGTCCGCGCGATCTATGATCACGGCGCAGGCGATATTCTGGAAATCACCGGCCAGCAGACTTTGCTGCTGCCCTTCACCCGAGAGATCGTTCCGACGGTGGACCTGTCTGCGGGCCGTATCATCGCCGATCCGCCCGGCTCGGACGAATGA
- the rpsP gene encoding 30S ribosomal protein S16 has protein sequence MAMKIRLARGGSKKRPHYAIVATDSRMPRDGRFIEKLGTYNPLLPKDSEQRVQMNMERVAYWLEQGAQPTDRIARFLEAAGVREKATRQNMKKAQPGKKAQDRIKEREDKAAAAKEAEEEAKRAAEEAKNAPAEEAAAEAPAEEAASE, from the coding sequence ATGGCCATGAAAATCCGTCTCGCCCGTGGTGGTTCCAAGAAGCGCCCCCATTACGCCATCGTAGCAACCGATTCGCGCATGCCCCGCGATGGCCGCTTCATCGAGAAGCTGGGCACCTATAACCCGCTTCTGCCGAAAGACAGCGAGCAGCGCGTCCAGATGAACATGGAGCGCGTCGCCTATTGGCTGGAACAGGGCGCACAGCCCACCGACCGCATCGCCCGCTTCCTGGAAGCTGCCGGCGTGCGCGAAAAAGCCACCCGCCAGAACATGAAAAAGGCTCAGCCCGGCAAGAAGGCTCAGGACCGCATCAAGGAACGCGAGGACAAAGCCGCCGCCGCTAAGGAAGCCGAAGAAGAAGCCAAACGCGCCGCCGAGGAAGCCAAGAACGCCCCGGCTGAAGAAGCTGCTGCCGAAGCTCCGGCTGAAGAAGCCGCTTCGGAATAA
- a CDS encoding chorismate mutase, which yields MTDPVARAADLLMEHRDSIDRLDAIIVYTLAERFKRTQAVGKLKAEHDLPPSDPAREANQIERLERLAREADLDPEFARKFLNFVIAEVIRHHETFQS from the coding sequence ATGACCGATCCTGTCGCCCGCGCAGCCGATCTGCTGATGGAACATCGCGACAGCATCGACCGGCTGGATGCGATCATCGTCTATACGCTTGCCGAAAGGTTCAAGCGCACTCAGGCCGTCGGCAAACTCAAGGCCGAACACGACCTTCCGCCCTCCGATCCCGCCCGTGAGGCGAACCAGATCGAGCGGCTGGAACGCCTCGCGCGCGAGGCCGATCTCGACCCGGAATTCGCGCGCAAATTCCTCAATTTCGTGATCGCGGAAGTCATCCGCCACCACGAAACCTTCCAATCGTGA
- a CDS encoding GNAT family N-acetyltransferase yields the protein MITLSATPQLETERLILRAPVASDWPHWRDFAMTDRARFVGGGSDKTALVLWRGFGHVIGHWVLRGYGMFVLTEKDSNTPLGMAGMWFPEGWPEHEIGWTIWRPDAKGKGYASEAAIAARDFARKEHGWDDIVSYIVPKNDRSIALAKRLGAVQDPQATGPETEDPLLVFRHPKGDAA from the coding sequence ATGATCACCCTGTCCGCGACTCCGCAACTCGAAACAGAGCGCCTCATTCTGCGTGCTCCCGTCGCCTCCGACTGGCCGCATTGGCGCGATTTCGCGATGACCGACCGCGCCCGTTTCGTCGGCGGCGGCAGCGACAAGACTGCCTTGGTGCTCTGGCGCGGCTTCGGTCATGTGATCGGCCATTGGGTTCTGCGCGGCTATGGTATGTTCGTGTTGACCGAAAAGGACAGCAACACGCCGCTTGGCATGGCCGGCATGTGGTTCCCCGAAGGCTGGCCGGAACATGAAATCGGCTGGACGATTTGGCGGCCCGACGCCAAAGGCAAGGGCTACGCCTCCGAAGCCGCCATCGCCGCCCGCGACTTCGCCCGAAAGGAACATGGCTGGGACGATATCGTCAGCTATATCGTCCCGAAAAACGACCGCTCCATCGCTCTGGCGAAACGGCTCGGCGCGGTTCAGGACCCGCAGGCCACCGGACCCGAAACGGAGGATCCGCTTCTGGTCTTCCGCCACCCGAAAGGAGATGCCGCATGA
- a CDS encoding GNAT family N-acetyltransferase — MTAPILHTDRLTLRLPEAGDHAAYSAFFADADASAFYGGPLLPYQAYGILCRDIGHWSLKGFGKFVIEAKGEALGGCGIVHPEGWPGHELTWWLLPSARGQGIAQEASRAVLGFARDSLGWSHVETHFRDENIPARRLTESLGGTKQRRETFPDGIKRDIYAIPTPAKDAQ, encoded by the coding sequence ATGACCGCCCCGATCCTTCACACTGACCGCCTGACCCTGCGCCTCCCCGAAGCAGGCGACCACGCCGCCTATTCGGCCTTCTTCGCCGATGCGGACGCCTCGGCATTCTATGGCGGCCCGCTGCTGCCCTATCAGGCTTATGGCATTCTCTGCCGCGATATCGGCCACTGGTCGCTGAAAGGCTTCGGAAAATTCGTCATCGAAGCAAAGGGCGAAGCCCTCGGCGGCTGCGGCATCGTCCATCCCGAGGGCTGGCCCGGCCATGAACTCACATGGTGGCTGCTGCCTTCCGCACGCGGTCAGGGCATCGCGCAAGAGGCCTCCCGCGCGGTCCTCGGTTTCGCCCGCGACAGCCTCGGCTGGTCGCATGTGGAAACCCATTTCCGCGACGAAAACATCCCGGCCCGCCGCCTGACAGAATCGCTCGGCGGCACGAAACAGCGCCGCGAAACCTTCCCCGACGGGATCAAGCGCGACATTTACGCCATCCCAACCCCGGCAAAGGACGCGCAATGA